The following are encoded together in the Acipenser ruthenus chromosome 24, fAciRut3.2 maternal haplotype, whole genome shotgun sequence genome:
- the LOC117429709 gene encoding methylmalonyl-CoA epimerase, mitochondrial-like isoform X2, with the protein MAASMVKVAVAGIVGHFRLAVPTVRRLSLSKPLAQVVPVPIWKLGRLNHIAIAVPNLEKAISLYRDVLGARVSDTVPLPEHGVYTVFVELGNTKLELLYPLGEKSPISGFLQKNKAGGMHHICIEVDDIKAAITDLKAKKIRTLSEEPRIGAHGKPVMFLHPKDCDGVLVELEEA; encoded by the exons atggcGGCCTCCATGGTGAAGGTTGCAG TTGCAGGTATTGTAGGACATTTTCGCCTTGCAGTACCCACAGTCAGGAGGTTATCCCTGTCAAAGCCTCTTGCCCAAGTGGTACCAGTTCCCATATGGAAGCTAGGTCGGCTGAATCACATTGCCATTGCGGTACCAAACCTGGAGAAAGCGATCTCTTTGTACCGCGATGTACTGGGAGCCCGGGTAAGCGACACCGTGCCTCTGCCCGAGCACGGTGTCTACACCGTCTTTGTGGAGCTGGGCAACACCAAACTGGAGCTGCTTTACCCCCTGGGAGAAAAGAGCCCCATTTCAGGTTTCCTGCAGAAGAACAAAGCTGGCGGGATGCATCACATCTGCATTGAG GTGGATGATATAAAGGCAGCTATAACAGACTTAAAGGCCAAGAAGATTCGAACTCTTTCAGAGGAACCTCGCATTGGAGCACATGGCAAACCAGTGATGTTCCTTCACCCTAAAGACTGTGATGGTGTTCTTGTGGAGCTTGAAGAAGCATGA
- the LOC117429709 gene encoding methylmalonyl-CoA epimerase, mitochondrial-like isoform X1: MPGHPANCLKIAGIVGHFRLAVPTVRRLSLSKPLAQVVPVPIWKLGRLNHIAIAVPNLEKAISLYRDVLGARVSDTVPLPEHGVYTVFVELGNTKLELLYPLGEKSPISGFLQKNKAGGMHHICIEVDDIKAAITDLKAKKIRTLSEEPRIGAHGKPVMFLHPKDCDGVLVELEEA, from the exons ATGCCAGGCCATCCTGCAAACTGTTTAAAAA TTGCAGGTATTGTAGGACATTTTCGCCTTGCAGTACCCACAGTCAGGAGGTTATCCCTGTCAAAGCCTCTTGCCCAAGTGGTACCAGTTCCCATATGGAAGCTAGGTCGGCTGAATCACATTGCCATTGCGGTACCAAACCTGGAGAAAGCGATCTCTTTGTACCGCGATGTACTGGGAGCCCGGGTAAGCGACACCGTGCCTCTGCCCGAGCACGGTGTCTACACCGTCTTTGTGGAGCTGGGCAACACCAAACTGGAGCTGCTTTACCCCCTGGGAGAAAAGAGCCCCATTTCAGGTTTCCTGCAGAAGAACAAAGCTGGCGGGATGCATCACATCTGCATTGAG GTGGATGATATAAAGGCAGCTATAACAGACTTAAAGGCCAAGAAGATTCGAACTCTTTCAGAGGAACCTCGCATTGGAGCACATGGCAAACCAGTGATGTTCCTTCACCCTAAAGACTGTGATGGTGTTCTTGTGGAGCTTGAAGAAGCATGA